Proteins co-encoded in one Nicotiana sylvestris chromosome 7, ASM39365v2, whole genome shotgun sequence genomic window:
- the LOC104233904 gene encoding fimbrin-5-like, protein MSGFVGVVVSDQWLQSQFTQVELRGLHSKYVSARNESGKVTLGDLPHVMCKLKAFKDILTEDDISHILSESSSDMAEEIDFESFLRAYLDLQGRATAKLGNTKLKTSSSFLKARTTTIRHNISESEKTSYVAHINSFLRDDKFLKDYLPIDPSTNALFDLAKDGVLLCKLINVAVPGTIDERAINTKKVLNPWERNENHTLCLNSAKAIGCTVVNIGTQDLVEARPHLVVGLISQIIKIQLLADLNLKKTPQLVELVEDSKDVEELLGLPPEKVLLKWMNFHLKKAGYKKQVNNFSSDLKDGEAYAHLLNVLAPEHGTTTTLDAKDPTERANLILEQAEKMDCKRYVTPQDIVEGSTNLNLAFVAQIFQHRNGLSVDTKKISFAEMMEDDAQTSREERCFRLWMNSLGIDTYINNLFEDVRAGWVLLEVLDKISPGSVNWKQATKPPIKMPFRKVENCNQVIRIGKELNFSLVNVAGNDIVQGNKKLILAFLWQLMRFTMLQLLKNLRFHAQGKEITDADILNWANSKVKSAGRKSQMDSFKDKSLSNGMFFLELLSAVEPRVVNWSVVTKGETDEDKKLNATYIISVARKLGCSIFLLPEDIIEVNQKMILTLTASIMFWSLQHKGGTPETILEEDSAASDESPAAATDGENASS, encoded by the exons ATGTCTGGTTTTGTTGGTGTTGTTGTTTCTGATCAATGGCTTCAGAGCCAATTCACCCAAGTCGAACTTCGTGGCCTCCATTCCAAA TATGTTTCTGCGAGGAACGAATCTGGAAAGGTTACACTGGGAGATCTGCCGCACGTTATGTGCAAACTAAAGGCCTTTAAAGATATTCTCACTGAAGATGACATTAGCCACATATTAAGCGAGTCATCTTCTGATATGGCTGAAGAAATCGATTTTGAATCCTTTCTTCGG GCATATCTAGATTTACAAGGACGAGCTACTGCTAAACTGGGGAACACGAAATTAAAAACCTCGTCCTCTTTCCTCAAGGCCAGAACAACCACAATTCGTCACAACATTAGTGAATCTGAAAAGACTTcatatgttgcccacatcaaTAGCTTTCTCAGAGATGACAAGTTTTTGAAGGATTATCTTCCTATTGATCCATCTACTAATGCGCTCTTTGATCTGGCAAAAGACGGTGTTCTTCTATG TAAGCTTATCAATGTTGCCGTCCCTGGTACTATAGATGAGCGCGCTATTAATACCAAAAAGGTTCTTAATCCATGGGAAAGGAATGAGAACCACACTCTTTGCCTCAATTCTGCAAAGGCAATCGGCTGCACAGTGGTCAATATTGGCACGCAGGATTTAGTTGAAGCAAGA CCTCATCTGGTTGTTGGGCTGATTTCTCAAATTATCAAG ATACAACTATTAGCTGATCTCAATTTGAAGAAAACTCCGCAACTTGTGGAATTGGTGGAGGACAGCAAG GATGTGGAGGAGCTGTTGGGTTTACCTCCggaaaaggttttactgaaatgGATGAACTTCCATCTAAAGAAGGCAGGATATAAGAAGCAGGTCAATAATTTTTCATCTGATTTAAAG GACGGAGAGGCTTatgctcatttgcttaatgtacTTGCACCTGAACATGGTACAACCACCACACTAGATGCTAAAGATCCAACTGAAAGAGCAAATTTGATTCTTGAGCAAGCAGAGAAAATGGATTGCAAAAGATATGTTACTCCACAAGACATTGTTGAGGGTTCCACAAACTTAAATCTTGCATTTGTTGCACAAATATTCCAACACAG GAATGGATTGTCAGTGGACACGAAGAAAATATCTTTTGCTGAGATGATGGAAGATGATGCTCAAACATCTCGAGAAGAAAGATGCTTCCGGTTGTGGATGAACAGCCTTGGAATTGATACTTACATAAACAATCTATTTGAGGATGTGCGAGCAGG GTGGGTGCTATTGGAGGTACTCGACAAAATTTCTCCAGGATCAGTCAACTGGAAGCAAGCAACAAAACCCCCTATTAAGATGCCTTTTAGGAAAGTTGAGAATTGCAACCAAGTCATAAGGATTGGAAAAGAACTGAATTTCTCCCTTGTCAATGTAGCTGGAAATGATATTGTACAAGGAAACAAGAAGCTCATATTAG CCTTTTTGTGGCAGCTAATGAGGTTTACAATGCTGCAACTATTGAAGAACTTGAGGTTTCATGCCCAAGGAAAGGAGATAACAGATGCTGACATCTTAAATTGGGCTAATAGTAAAGTGAAGAGTGCAGGCAGAAAATCCCAAATGGATAGCTTCAAG gACAAAAGCCTATCAAATGGGATGTTCTTCCTAGAACTTCTTAGCGCAGTGGAGCCCAGAGTCGTGAATTGGAGCGTTGTAACCAAGGGGGAAACTG ATGAAGATAAGAAGCTTAATGCAACTTATATAATCAGTGTTGCGCGGAAACTTGGATGCTCCATCTTTTTGTTGCCAGAGGATATAATAGAG GTAAACCAGAAGATGATCCTTACTCTAACAGCAAGCATAATGTTTTGGAGCTTGCAACACAAAGGTGGAACGCCAGAGACCATCCTTGAAGAAGACAGTGCTGCTTCCGATGAATCTCCAGCAGCAGCCACTGATGGTGAGAATGCTTCTTCCTAA